Proteins from a genomic interval of Equus quagga isolate Etosha38 chromosome 13, UCLA_HA_Equagga_1.0, whole genome shotgun sequence:
- the PAQR6 gene encoding LOW QUALITY PROTEIN: membrane progestin receptor delta (The sequence of the model RefSeq protein was modified relative to this genomic sequence to represent the inferred CDS: inserted 2 bases in 1 codon) — protein MLSLKLPQLLRIHQVPQVFWEDGIMSGYRRPSSSALDCVLSSFQMTNETVNIWTHFLPTWYFLWRLLELAGGPGFRAEPYHWPLLVFLLPACLYPFASCCAHTFSSMSPRARHICYFLDYGALSLYSLGCAFPYAAYSMPASWLHGRLHQLFVPAAALNSFLCTSLSCYSRFPELESPGLSKILRTAAFTYPFLFDNLPLFYRLGLCWGRGHSCGQEALSTSHGYHLFCALLTGFLFASHLPERLAPGRFDYIGHSHQLFHICAVLGTHFQLEAVLADMGSRRAWLATQEPPLGLVGTVATLGLAVVGNLLIIAAFTASLFWGPSTXGGPLEGDTKARQQ, from the exons ATGCTCAGTCTCAAGCTGCCCCAACTCCTTCGAATCCACCAGGTCCCCCAG GTGTTCTGGGAAGACGGCATCATGTCTGGCTACCGACGCCCCTCCAGCTCGGCCTTGGACTGTGTCCTCAGCTCCTTCCAGATGACCAACGAGACGGTCAACATCTGGACTCACTTCCTGCCTACCTG GTACTTCCTGTGGCGCCTTCTGGAGCTCGCGGGGGGCCCGGGCTTCCGAGCGGAGCCATACCACTGGCCGCTGCTGGTCTTCCTGCTGCCCGCCTGCCTCTACCCCTTCGCGTCGTGCTGCGCGCACACCTTCAGCTCCATGTCGCCCCGCGCGCGTCACATCTGCTACTTCCTGGACTACGGCGCACTCAGCCTCTACAGCTTGG GCTGCGCCTTCCCCTATGCCGCTTACTCCATGCCGGCCTCCTGGCTGCACGGCCGCCTGCACCAGCTATTTGTGCCCGCCGCCGCACTCAATTCCTTCCTGTGCACCAGCCTCTCCTGCTACTCCCG GTTCCCCGAGCTAGAAAGCCCTGGGCTCAGTAAAATCCTCCGCACAGCTGCCTTCACCTATCCCTTCCTGTTTGACAACCTCCCGCTCTTCTATCGG CTGGGCCTGTGCTGGGGCAGGGGCCACAGCTGCGGGCAGGAGGCGCTGAGCACCAGCCATGGCTACCATCTCTTCTGCGCGCTGCTTACTGGCTTCCTGTTTGCCTCCCACCTGCCTGAGCGGCTGGCACCAGGACGCTTTGACTACATCG gccACAGCCACCAGCTATTCCACATCTGTGCAGTGCTGGGCACCCACTTCCAGCTGGAGGCAGTACTGGCTGATATGGGATCTCGCCGAGCCTGGCTGGCCACTCAGGAACCCCCCCTGGGCCTGGTGGGCACAGTGGCCACGCTGGGCTTGGCAGTGGTCGGGAACCTGCTCATCATTGCCGCCTTCACAGCCTCCCTATTTTGGGGCCCCAGTAC TGGTGGCCCATTGGAGGGAGATACAAAGGCCAGACAACAGTGA
- the LOC124250465 gene encoding polyamine-modulated factor 1-like isoform X2 — MTQRIYDKFITQLQTSIREEISEIKAEGNLEAVLNALDTIVEEGKDRKEPAWRPSGIPEKDLQRTMVPYFLQQRDALQRRVQKQEAENRQLADAVLAGRRQVEELQLQGQARQQAWQAQPREYKWCWRLGEAAQLSPEQQHQHTMRPLPLLALLALATLCLAGWADAKPSRAESGRGAAFVSKQEGSEVVKRFRRYLDHWLGAPAPYPDPLEPRREVCELNPDCDELADHIGFQEAYRRFYGTA, encoded by the exons ATGACACAGCGAATCTATGACAAGTTTATAACTCAGCTGCAGACATCTATCCGC gAAGAAATCTCTGAAATCAAAGCAGAAGGGAACCTGGAAGCTGTCTTGAATGCCTTGGATACAATTGTGGAAGAAGGCAAAGACCGCAAGGAGCCGGCCTG GCGCCCTAGCGGGATCCCAGAGAAGGACCTGCAGCGCACCATGGTGCCCTACTTCCTGCAGCAACGGGACGCCCTGCAGCGCCGGGTGCAGAAACAGGAAGCCGAGAACAGACAGCTGGCAGATGCCGTCCTGGCTGGGCGCAGGCAGGTGGAGGAGCTGCAGCTGCAGGGCCAGGCCCGGCAGCAGGCCTGGCAG GCACAGCCCAGAGAGTATAAATGGTGCTGGAGACTGGGAGAGGCAGCCCAGCTGAGTCCCGAACAGCAGCACCAACACACCATGCGGCCTCTCCCGCTCCTCGCCCTACTGGCCCTGGCCACACTCTGCCTTGCTGGCTGGGCAG ATGCAAAGCCCAGCCGTGCAGAGTCTGGCAGAGGTGCAG CCTTCGTGTCCAAGCAAGAGGGCAGTGAGGTGGTGAAGAGATTCAGGCGCTACCTGGATCATTGGCTGGG AGCCCCAGCCCCCTACCCAGACCCTCTGGAGCCCAGGAGGGAGGTGTGTGAGCTCAACCCAGACTGTGACGAGCTGGCTGACCACATCGGCTTCCAGGAGGCCTATCGGCGCTTCTATGGCACGGCCTAG
- the LOC124250465 gene encoding polyamine-modulated factor 1-like isoform X1 has protein sequence MAEASGVNVGSGCEEKGPEGLSLEPVPPGTTISRVKLLDTMVDTFLQKLIAAGSYQRFTDCYKRFYQLQPEMTQRIYDKFITQLQTSIREEISEIKAEGNLEAVLNALDTIVEEGKDRKEPAWRPSGIPEKDLQRTMVPYFLQQRDALQRRVQKQEAENRQLADAVLAGRRQVEELQLQGQARQQAWQAQPREYKWCWRLGEAAQLSPEQQHQHTMRPLPLLALLALATLCLAGWADAKPSRAESGRGAAFVSKQEGSEVVKRFRRYLDHWLGAPAPYPDPLEPRREVCELNPDCDELADHIGFQEAYRRFYGTA, from the exons ATGGCTGAAGCGAGCGGCGTTAATGTAGGCAGCGGCTGTGAGGAAAAAGGGCCTGAGGGGCTGTCCCTGGAACCTGTGCCCCCCGGCACTACCATTTCGAGGGTGAAGCTTCTCGACACGATGGTGGACACTTTTCTCCAGAAGCTGATCGCCGCCGGGAG cTACCAGAGATTCACTGACTGTTACAAGCGCTTCTACCAGTTGCAGCCTGAGATGACACAGCGAATCTATGACAAGTTTATAACTCAGCTGCAGACATCTATCCGC gAAGAAATCTCTGAAATCAAAGCAGAAGGGAACCTGGAAGCTGTCTTGAATGCCTTGGATACAATTGTGGAAGAAGGCAAAGACCGCAAGGAGCCGGCCTG GCGCCCTAGCGGGATCCCAGAGAAGGACCTGCAGCGCACCATGGTGCCCTACTTCCTGCAGCAACGGGACGCCCTGCAGCGCCGGGTGCAGAAACAGGAAGCCGAGAACAGACAGCTGGCAGATGCCGTCCTGGCTGGGCGCAGGCAGGTGGAGGAGCTGCAGCTGCAGGGCCAGGCCCGGCAGCAGGCCTGGCAG GCACAGCCCAGAGAGTATAAATGGTGCTGGAGACTGGGAGAGGCAGCCCAGCTGAGTCCCGAACAGCAGCACCAACACACCATGCGGCCTCTCCCGCTCCTCGCCCTACTGGCCCTGGCCACACTCTGCCTTGCTGGCTGGGCAG ATGCAAAGCCCAGCCGTGCAGAGTCTGGCAGAGGTGCAG CCTTCGTGTCCAAGCAAGAGGGCAGTGAGGTGGTGAAGAGATTCAGGCGCTACCTGGATCATTGGCTGGG AGCCCCAGCCCCCTACCCAGACCCTCTGGAGCCCAGGAGGGAGGTGTGTGAGCTCAACCCAGACTGTGACGAGCTGGCTGACCACATCGGCTTCCAGGAGGCCTATCGGCGCTTCTATGGCACGGCCTAG